GACCAACTGGATGGCGATCTCATTCAAGCCGGGCGTCGGTGCGAACAGCACGGCGCCCAAGACCGCCCGCTGTCCCGCAATCCGAAGCGTGACCGCATCGAACTCGCTCCGGGTCATGTCCGTGAACCCCGGCAGCCGCGCCACCGCGAAGTCGTAGTGGAACAGGTACCGGCCGCTGTCCTGGAAGTACACCCGGTGGGGATCGTCGAGCAGGATGGCGAACTTGATCCATCGCGGTTCCGGCCTCAACCGGGGCACGGGTTCGGACTGGAACGGATCGTTCCCTCCGCCGGACACCACGTTCTTCCAGTCATCGCCTTCCCCGCGCGGCCGGGCCAGTGCCCGGTAGAAGGCCGCGGGCGCGGCGCCGAAGGTCAGATCCGCGATGTCCTCGAACGGCCCGTGCACCCGCAACCATTCCGTCCAGGATCCCAGGTCCGGGGCCGCTTCGACCACCACCACATCCCCGGCCGCGGCCTCCGCCGACAATCGCGGCACCCCCGAGGGGTCGCGGTCGATGGAAAGCCGCGTTGCCGCACCTGCGGAAGGCGGGATGGACGCACCCGTTCCCAGGACGAGGGCCAGCAGGAATGGAACAACAGCGCGAAGGGCAGGACGTCGCATGATCGACGAAGGAGGCACGCACCGGCCCAACCGTCAATTGTGGGGAGCTTCGAGGGCTCGACACCCGGTGGGCCCGGAATAGTCTCCATCGCATGCTCGCGAACCGGCTCGACCCATCCCCGCCGTGCCGCCGCATCTCCCGCCCCACGCTCCTCCTGGTCATCGCCCTGTCTCTGGCGCTGAACTTCTTCCTGGGCGCCCGACTGATGCGCGGAGGGTCTTCTCCGCCTCAGCCCCCCCTGGCCGACGCCAGCCGCGCTCCCAACCAGACCCCCGATTCTTCGACCCCGGTCCCCTTCTCCTTCACGCGCCAGCCCTTGGAACGGGCCGTCCCCAACGCGGGTGGCGGCCAACCGCCTCCATTCCTTTGGGCGGACATCGAATCCGACCACTATCCCACCTACATCGCCAACCTGCGGGCCATCGGCTGCCCCGAAACGTTGATCCAGGACCTGGTGGCCGCCGATCTCGCCCAGGTCCAGCGCCGACGTTTTGAAGCCGTCTGGCAGCCCAAACCTGTTCCCTACTGGCGCCCGGATTCGGATCGCGAAGTCCCCGACGACGAAACGCGCCGCAACGTCGAAGCGGCCCGACTGCCCTTCGCCGAGATCATGACCGAACTCTTTGACATCCCGATCTGCGATCGGGAATTCGGCGGACTGCTGAATGGCACCATGATCGAGGTGGAGGAGAATCTCATGTTCCTGGAGCCACACCGCCGGGAGGAGGTCCTCGACCGATTGAGTCTCTCCGGACACCTCGCCCGCGAATACGTCATCGCCGCACCCGATGCCAGTCCGGACGACTTCAGCGATGTCCTTCCCGAGCGGCACCGTCAGTTGACCACCTGGCTCACCCCGGAGGAGGCCGCGGAGTACGAGCTTCGTCACGGGGTCAACGCGATGGGGCTCCGGTTCCGGTTGGGCGGCTTCGAGCCGACTCCGGACGAGTTTGTCGCCCTGCTCCGGGCTTGGGAGGCCGCCCCTCCCCTCCAGGCCGGTCCCTCCCGGGGTTCCCCCACCGAACAGGCCGCTCGAATGGCCCAATGGGTGTCCGGCGTCCTGGGCCCATCCAGGGCCGCCGAGTTCGAACGTCGCCAATCTCCCACAGGCTTCCGAGCACCATGACTCCCCAAGACATGAACCGCGAAAGGCAGGCCGAGGGAACCCTCCCGTTCCGGGACGGACTGAACCTTGGGAATGCCGTGCTGCTGGTCAGCGTCCTGGCGAATGTCGTCCTCGGACTCCTGCTCGGGTACCGCGCCGCCATATCCGAACCCGTCCCTCCCGCGAATCCTCCCGCCGCCATCGGGACCCCCCGCATGCCCGTCCCTGCGGCGCGCGTCCGTGTTGAGCCATCGCCTTCCGGCCCGGCCCAGGTTCCGACCCCGTGGGCCGCCATCGAGTCGGACGATCCGGCCACCTTTCTCGCCCGGCTCCAGGCCACGGGATGCCCCCCGTCCATCCAGCGGGACCTGGTCACCCGGCGGGTCGCCCGGCAGTACCGGGAGGGGACCTTCGAGATCGAGCATCAGTTGGCGAAGCTGACGCCGTGGTGGCTTCCCGGCACCACCACCATGGGTTCCGCCGAACGCCAGGCCCTGCGCCGCCAGCGGATGCTCCTGCGCTGGGAGTGGGAGGAAACCCTCGAAAGCCTGTTCGGAGAACCCGCCTACTGGACTCGCTTCCGGGTCATCGGCCGCAATCCGGACCTGGTTCCCGACGGCCTGTCGCCGGACGAACGGCTGCGCCTCGCCCGCGTCTTTCGCGAATTCAACACGCGACGCAACGAACTCAACGAAAGCCATCCGCCCCAGTTCATGGCTGGGCCGGTTTCCCCCGCCCTCCAGGAAGCCTGGGACGCGTGGCGGACCGAACGCGAGGCGGCCATCGCCGCGGCGCTGTCCCCGGCCGGTTACCTGGAATACCAAATGCGCCATTCCCGCGAGGCCCGGTACGTTCACCGAAACCTGCCCGACGCCACGTCCGAGGACGAGTTCCGGGGATGGGTTCTGCGGACCCTCGAGAGCGGCATGCTCCCGGCCCCGACGCCGACGACGCTTGCCGACCGGTACGGAATCAGCACGGCGGCGGACGACCCTTCCTCCACAGGGGCCCAGTGACGCTCCCCCGACGTAGGGGAAAATGGAGGGACCCCATTCCGGAAGCCTGCGGTTCCACCCCACATCCGCTTCATACACCCGGTCACTCAGAGGCATCATCAGCGGCGACAGCTCGATTCCGCTGCGGGCAAACTCCGCATCGTACTGAAACGCCGCCACGTCGCGCCCTTCCTCGAGGGACACTGCGCCAATCGTGCGCCCCCAGAGCTGGACCCTCGCAGTCATGCCGGCTCACCCCACGTCCATGGCTTTGGTTCAGCCGCCCTCATGGCTCCGCTTCCAGCCCCCAAACCCCCGCCTCCACCAACCCCCGGGTCGCCGCCGCCGCCCAACCCCGGTTCGCTGCCGGACTGGCCGGACTCGGGTGCAGTATCCGTGCGATCCGAACCGGCATTCCCTCCAGCGCCTCGGCGGCGCGGTCCGCCGCGAACCCGCCCACACCCACCACCCACGCCGCTCCGGTCCCCTCGACCACCTCCCTCAAGTGCGCGTCACACGCCGCCCACAAAGGTGCTGTCTCACGTACGGGCAGCTTGTCCGGTGTCAGGTTCGCCCCCGACGCGGCCACAAACAGCAGCGGGCAGTAGTTCACCACGAAGTGCCCGGCAAAGAACGCATCAGCCGTCCCATACCGCTCCGCAAACAGCCCCCACAACCGCCGTCCGCTCACCTCGCTCCGCCGGCACGCAAAGCCCTCGACCGCCCGCTTCGGATGCGTCCCGTCGGGCGCCCTGACCTCACCGCCCAAGCCCATCCAATCCCGCACGGCCGCCACTTCCCCGAAGGGAACTCCGGTCTGTGCCATGCCGAACGGTCCGGGATTCATCCCGAGGAAGATCACGCGCCGGGGGCCGTCTCCGAACCGCCCGGCGTAGGCGCGATGGATTTCCCAGGCGTAATCGAGCGGCCTGTAAACCCAGGCCACCGGCTCTCCGAAGGCCAGCCCGCGCGTGGCCTCGCGCAACCGCTCCGCCGCCCGAACAACCGGCATGCCGGCACCATGCCGCGTCGCGGCGCCCGTCGATCCCTGGAGCCCCTTCACCACCGCCTCCCTTCCCCGCACCTCCCGGGCCCGCCCGCCCGCAGCCACCCGATCACCCGGGCCGCGTCGCCTGGGTCCAGTTCCAGTGTCGGAACGTCCCCGGCCGGCAGCACAGCCGCCCCAGGAACCGTCCCCGCCGTCCCGATCCACCCTCCGATGCGCCCCATACGCCCTTCATCCCGCGCGAATCCCGGACCCGTTGTCAATCCGACGCAACGTCCGCCACCGCGTCCCGGCCGCCCCGGGGACCTACGCAAGGCTTGGCTGGGCCTCGAAAACGGCGAGACCCTCCGAGCACGACGCGCCAATTCACCTCCAAATCACCGCAAACGGTGTGCATATGCACGTCGTTTCCGTCCATTTGGGGGGCCAGGGCGCGGCAGGGAGCAGGGCCCCGTCACTGCGCGATCCAGCCCCCATCCACCACCAGATCGGTCCCCGTGATGAACCCCGCCTCGGGCCGGCACAGGAACACCACCAGCCCGCCGATGTCCCGCGGATCCCCCCAGCGCCCCAGCGGAATCCGTTCGAGGAACTGCCGGTTCAATTCCGGGTTGTCCAGCAGCGGCCGGTTCATCTCGGTGGCGAACGGTCCCGGACTCAGTGCGTTGACCGTGATGCCCTGCGGCGCCAGCTCCAGCGCCAGCGCCCGTGTCAGGCCCAGGATCGCCGACTTGCTCGCCGCGTAGGCCGTGCGACCCGGCAACGCCACGTGCGCCATCGTCGAGCCGAGATTCACAATCCGACCGTACCCGCGCCCGCTCATCAACGGCACCACTTCCCGGCACATCAGAAACGTCGCCGTGAGGTTGATGTCCAGCACCCCGCGCCACTCCTCCAGCGTGAACTCGACCAGCGGCTTCCGCAGGTTCACCCCCGCGTTGTTCACCAGGATGTCCACCCCGCCAAAGCGCGTCCGCACCCGCCCGGCCACCTCACGCACAAACGGTTCCCGGGTCAGATCCCCGGCAATCTCCAGCCCGATCCCGCCCGTCTCCTGGATCTCGGCGTGCACCCGGGCCAGCCCTTCCGCGGTCCGCGCCACCAGTGCCACCCGCGCCCCCGCCCGCGCCAGGGCCAGCGCGATCTCCCGCCCGAAGCCCCGGCTCGCTCCCGTCACCACCGCCACCCGCCCCTCCAGCGGGGCCGTCGTCGTGCTCATGGAGGAAGCCTATCCGGCTCGGGAGAAAACCGGAAGCCGTGTCCCCGGTTCCGATACGCGCCTCCCTCACTCCTCGTCCTGCCCGAAAATCTGCGGCGCCATCGCTTTCCTCCTGACTGCATGGATACGGCTAAAAGCCTGTCTGAAAACTGGGAGGGGCCCTTCCAGTTTTCAGACAGGCTCTAAGAGACACAACCTCCTCAGGCAATGTCAGTCCACCGATTCGCCACTCGCCATTCGCCATTCGCCATTCGCCATTCGCCATTCGCCATTCGCCATTCGCCATTCGCCATTCGCCACTCGCCACTCGCCACTCGCCCCCTTCCCCCTCACCTCTCCCTTGACCCGGGCTTGACCCGGCCCGGCCACCGGCTCCAATCCACCTCCGCATCCCGTTGCAGCGCCTCCGGCAACCGGTCGGCCACCTGCGCTCGCAGATTCTCGAAGACAGGCCCGCCCACCACCGCCGCGACTTCGAGGGTCAGAAAGAACTGCCCCGCATCGTGCGCGCCCCGGAACGTCTCCGGCATCCGTGGCATCGCCGCACGATGCACGTCGCGCGCGTATTCCGCCCAGGGAACCCCCACGAACCACGGGCTGCGAAGCCCGACCACATTCCGACCGGCGTCCCATTCCAACCATGCATTGGCCAGTGTGTTGACCGGACCCGGCGGCGGCGGCGGCAACGGTCCCAGCAGGCACATGGCCAGTCCCTCCGGGTGCCGCATCAGGGCATCGCGGGTGCCCTGGACCCCCTCCCGCAACGACGCGCACGCCTCCTCGATGGCAGACCAGTCCAGTCCTTCCACGCCGCGCCCGTCGGCGAAGGCGGCGATGCCAACGATGGGCAGTTCCGCGTAGAAATCGCCCCGGACGAGAAAGGCTCCCGGAAACACCTCGTGGAACGTCCGCGCGATGGTCTCGAACTGCGGACGGGTCAACTGGAAGAGCGGCAGCCACTGGCAAAAGAGCCCGCCGGGTCGGAGGGAACGACGCACCGCCTGAAAATGCTCCCTCGAGTACAACCGGCCCTCTCCGGTCCGCCAGGGCAGAAACAGATCGCCCACCACCCCATCGTATCCGCCGGCCGTCCGACCGACAGCGATCCGCGCATCGCCGAGGGTCAACGTCAGGCGGGCATCGTCGAGAACGTCGCGGTTCCAGGGCCCGAAATGGTCCCGGGCCATTCCCGCCACCAGGGGGCTCAATTCGAAGGCCTCGATCCGCTGCACCCCGGGCACCCGCGCCGCCCCCGCCGCGGTGCTTCCCGTCGCCAGCCCGAGCAGCGCCACCCTTTCAGCCCGCGCATGGAGCAGCAGCGGGATCAGGGCCTGCCGCTCCTGATTCCCCACGGCCAGGGATCCTCCCAGCGTGTACGTGTTGTTGAATACGATCCGCCAGTCTTCCGGCCCGCCCTGAACGGTGGCGACCACGCCTTCCCGGCCCACCGCCACCTTGACCAAACGGTCTCCGGGTTCCGGCGATACCTGGGGCAGGCGGCTCCCCACGGTAAACCCACCCACCGCCGCCACCGCCGCCGCCACCAGCAGACCCAAACCCCACCCCGGTCGCCGCCCAACCACCCCCTCTCCCGCCCACCCGGCACGAACCCACCCGGGCACTCCCAGGACGGCATATCCCAGGCCAATGACCGCCACCGTGGTCCACAGCCCAAAGCCGGGCATCAGCAACCCCTGCGCGACCTCCGCGCCCAGCCAGCCGCCCAGTCCATTCCACGCCAGCAATCGGGCCACGACGGACGGCGCGGGTGCCGCACCCTCCGCGGAACCCGCGCCAGCCGCCGCCCGCAACAGCCAAGGAAACAGCAGCCCGACCCCCACGAACAGGGGCACCACCGCCACGCCTCCCAACACCCCAAGCCGCCCGAAATACGCCAGCGGCGCCCACTCATACGGGATGCTCCGCAATCCCGGCTGCATCGCCAGAAACACCAGGGGCTGCACGAAGCACATCAGCGCCGCCCCCACGATCGCCTGGCCCAGGGTGATCCGGCCATACCCCACCAGAAACGAACCCAGCGCCAGTCCGGCCAGCACGAAAGCCAGCACGCCCGCCGCCGAGAAATGCGAGTTGATGGTCACCTGGGTGACCTGATGCTGCACGGCCACCTCCAACGCCAGCACCGCAAACCCGGACCAGAACGCCCGCAACGACCAGCCCGGCGAACCGCCCGACCCTTCCCGGAGGTTCGCCCCTTCCATCCGCCAGGCCGCGTCTCTCGCGTCTGACCCCGGCCGGATCCCCCGCTGACATCCCATCGCCACCGCCGCCACCAACAGGTTGGTCCCGCACGCCACCAACCCGGTTGTCATCGGGCCGAACCCAGGCAGCCCCACGAAAAACACCAGCGCCACCCCGAAAAGGCCTCCCACCGTGTTCCACGCATAGAGGCGCGGCACCCCGGCCACCCTTCGTGCGGCGGGTATCACTCCGGCCACGGCCGGAAACACCATCCCCAGCGCAAAGGCTGGCGGCCCGATCAGCACCAGCGGCCACAGCAGGCGGGCAACCCCTCCCGTGGCCCACACCGGCGCTCCGGGTTGGGTCAGCGTCTCCACCACCAGCAGCGGCACCAGCGCCGCCACCGCCACGAATCCCTCCGCCTTCACCACCCGCCGCCAGGCGCGACCCGGCGCGGCCGGACGCCATGCCGCCCAGGCCGCCCCCAATGCCAGGCCCACGAAGAACGCCCCGATCACCCGCGAGAACGTCTCCGGCCCCGCCCCCAGCAGATCCACCAACCGCCGCGTCCACAGTGTCTGGTGCGCCAACGCCGCCGCGCCGCTGGCGAACAACACAAGCGACGCCCAACGGGCGCCCCCGCTC
Above is a genomic segment from Verrucomicrobiia bacterium containing:
- a CDS encoding single-stranded DNA-binding protein → MPVVRAAERLREATRGLAFGEPVAWVYRPLDYAWEIHRAYAGRFGDGPRRVIFLGMNPGPFGMAQTGVPFGEVAAVRDWMGLGGEVRAPDGTHPKRAVEGFACRRSEVSGRRLWGLFAERYGTADAFFAGHFVVNYCPLLFVAASGANLTPDKLPVRETAPLWAACDAHLREVVEGTGAAWVVGVGGFAADRAAEALEGMPVRIARILHPSPASPAANRGWAAAATRGLVEAGVWGLEAEP
- a CDS encoding HipA N-terminal domain-containing protein; amino-acid sequence: MTARVQLWGRTIGAVSLEEGRDVAAFQYDAEFARSGIELSPLMMPLSDRVYEADVGWNRRLPEWGPSIFPYVGGASLGPCGGRVVRRRADSVPVGKRRRRRGREHAALEGPQNPSPELVLGRGVGQVSVNVPGLAGMAHLVFQVTGRGQRRGDGRLAFGPPRVPGFLEGGGNRPSHELGRMAFVEFVASRVEFAKDAGEAQPFVRRQAVGNQVRIAADDPEASPVGGFSEQAFEGFLPLPAQEHPLAAQGLAFGGTHGGGAGKPPRRQLRQLMLDLEGPLPVLPGDPPGDQVPLDGRGASRGLEPGEKGGRIVRLDGGPRGRNLGRAGRRWLNTDARRRDGHAGGPDGGGRIRGRDGFGYGGAVPEQESEDDIRQDADQQHGIPKVQSVPEREGSLGLPFAVHVLGSHGARKPVGDWRRSNSAALDGPRTPDTHWAIRAACSVGEPREGPAWRGGAASQARSRATNSSGVGSKPPNRNRSPIALTP
- a CDS encoding 3-oxoacyl-ACP reductase FabG, whose protein sequence is MSTTTAPLEGRVAVVTGASRGFGREIALALARAGARVALVARTAEGLARVHAEIQETGGIGLEIAGDLTREPFVREVAGRVRTRFGGVDILVNNAGVNLRKPLVEFTLEEWRGVLDINLTATFLMCREVVPLMSGRGYGRIVNLGSTMAHVALPGRTAYAASKSAILGLTRALALELAPQGITVNALSPGPFATEMNRPLLDNPELNRQFLERIPLGRWGDPRDIGGLVVFLCRPEAGFITGTDLVVDGGWIAQ